The Peribacillus sp. FSL P2-0133 genome has a segment encoding these proteins:
- a CDS encoding stage V sporulation protein AE, producing the protein MVTKRKVILITDGDEYAKRAVEHVAKEIGGRCISMSQGNPSRYTGLELVELIKKAKYDPVLVMFDDSGFIGEGSGEQAMKVVAGHPDINVLGVIAVASKTRREEWTKVDICIDRDGNLTPNGVDKYGAEEFELGKITGDTVYCIDQLHVPIVVGIGDIGKMSHQDDFKRGAPITKLAVEIILERSGHDDFRKT; encoded by the coding sequence ATGGTGACCAAACGAAAAGTGATATTGATTACGGATGGAGATGAGTATGCGAAACGGGCTGTCGAGCATGTAGCCAAGGAAATAGGGGGAAGGTGTATCTCCATGTCCCAAGGTAATCCATCACGATATACGGGCTTGGAGCTAGTTGAATTAATAAAAAAGGCGAAGTATGATCCTGTATTGGTCATGTTTGATGATAGCGGTTTTATCGGTGAAGGATCAGGCGAACAGGCAATGAAGGTGGTTGCCGGTCACCCTGATATTAATGTCCTTGGTGTGATAGCGGTCGCTTCGAAGACTAGAAGGGAAGAATGGACCAAGGTGGATATCTGTATTGACCGTGATGGTAACCTGACACCTAACGGGGTTGATAAATACGGCGCCGAAGAATTTGAACTCGGCAAGATAACTGGAGATACGGTGTATTGCATCGATCAATTACATGTTCCCATAGTAGTGGGGATAGGGGATATCGGAAAAATGTCCCATCAGGACGATTTTAAAAGAGGAGCACCAATAACGAAGCTAGCGGTTGAAATCATATTGGAAAGGAGTGGTCATGATGACTTCAGAAAAACCTGA
- a CDS encoding spore germination protein, whose translation MTSEKPENMKPIPSRVAEVDAYMKEKVGLGVSFDLGVRRIKVLRKDVHIYYINGLTDSEYIIDILDSLIHNKNAEILTTKVFDAVKELLVHQSVEEIKTMDELVDQVLSGLIVVVVDGKPIGLVVDVRSYPGRQPVEPDTEKVVRGSRDGFVENIIINTAITRRRIRDERLRFEMLHVGERSKTDISIGYIKDIADPDLIEIVRKELNSIEVDGITMSDKTIEEFVVKQRYNPYPLVRYTERADVAATHLLEGHVLIYVDTSPSVIITPSTLFHHMQHAEEYRQAPTVGTLVRWVRFLGIFVSLFLLPIWLLFCLEPSLLPEKFEYIGPNEKTHIPIVIQIFISDIGIEFLRMAAVHTPTPLSTAMGLVAAVLIGQIAIDVGLFVPEVVLYASVATIGTFVTPSLELGVANKISRLVLIVLVALFKVPGLIIGITLYIIMLTSIKTLNTPYLWPLLPFQPKALSHIILRRPYPGTIERPSIVHPQDLYRQPRKSKG comes from the coding sequence ATGACTTCAGAAAAACCTGAAAACATGAAACCGATTCCGAGTAGGGTAGCGGAAGTTGACGCGTACATGAAAGAGAAAGTAGGTCTGGGCGTCAGCTTCGACTTAGGAGTAAGAAGGATAAAGGTTTTAAGAAAAGATGTGCATATTTACTATATAAACGGGCTGACGGATTCAGAGTACATCATTGATATCCTCGATTCTCTTATTCATAACAAAAATGCGGAAATCTTGACTACTAAAGTTTTTGATGCAGTCAAAGAGTTGCTCGTACACCAATCCGTTGAGGAAATAAAGACGATGGATGAGCTTGTTGATCAGGTATTATCCGGTTTAATCGTCGTTGTTGTTGATGGTAAACCAATAGGGTTGGTTGTGGATGTCAGGAGTTATCCCGGGAGACAGCCAGTAGAACCCGATACGGAAAAAGTCGTCCGTGGATCAAGGGATGGTTTTGTTGAGAATATCATCATTAACACAGCGATAACCAGACGGAGAATCCGGGATGAAAGATTACGTTTCGAAATGTTGCATGTAGGGGAACGATCGAAAACGGATATATCCATCGGCTACATTAAAGATATTGCCGATCCCGATTTGATAGAAATCGTTCGTAAGGAATTGAATAGTATTGAGGTTGATGGCATAACGATGTCTGATAAAACGATCGAAGAGTTCGTCGTCAAGCAAAGATATAACCCATACCCGCTTGTCAGGTACACGGAACGGGCAGATGTAGCTGCAACACATTTACTTGAGGGGCATGTCCTTATTTATGTGGATACGTCACCGAGTGTCATCATTACTCCGTCCACTCTTTTCCATCACATGCAGCACGCTGAGGAGTATCGGCAGGCACCTACTGTTGGAACCTTGGTGCGCTGGGTACGTTTTTTGGGGATTTTCGTTTCGTTATTCTTACTGCCGATTTGGTTATTGTTTTGTTTAGAGCCTTCCCTCCTGCCGGAGAAGTTCGAGTATATCGGGCCGAATGAAAAAACGCATATACCCATTGTGATCCAAATCTTCATTTCCGATATTGGGATAGAATTTTTAAGGATGGCAGCCGTTCATACCCCGACCCCGCTTTCTACGGCAATGGGCTTGGTTGCGGCAGTTTTGATAGGACAGATAGCGATAGATGTTGGCCTATTTGTTCCTGAGGTGGTTCTCTACGCTTCAGTAGCGACAATCGGTACATTTGTCACTCCAAGTTTGGAATTAGGGGTTGCAAATAAAATTTCCCGTTTAGTCCTGATAGTGTTGGTTGCTTTATTTAAAGTGCCTGGTTTAATTATAGGCATCACACTCTACATTATTATGCTTACTAGTATAAAAACGTTAAATACGCCTTATTTATGGCCGCTTCTCCCGTTTCAGCCAAAGGCCCTGTCACATATAATATTAAGAAGACCTTATCCTGGTACTATAGAACGTCCGAGTATTGTACATCCCCAAGATCTATATAGGCAGCCGAGAAAATCTAAAGGTTGA
- a CDS encoding stage V sporulation protein AA — MVAVVYIRMRNRVQVKGNQTVRIKDIARIIGPEEVIPIIEEIILLTVKKEDKNIIVVDLAQVIVAIRKMDSTIELETFGPSQTIIEIILSKKKMSYLTFALVWFLLFVGGGMTIMNFHVDVSMGEVHQKIFTIITGKVDDKPLLIQIPYSFGLGMGMILFFNHFFKKRFNEEPSPLEVEMFNYQQDLDSYVIMNENKENVRHLDDR, encoded by the coding sequence ATAGTGGCAGTTGTATATATCAGGATGAGGAACCGTGTACAAGTAAAGGGAAATCAAACGGTGAGGATAAAAGATATTGCAAGGATAATCGGACCTGAAGAAGTGATTCCCATTATTGAAGAAATTATATTATTAACGGTCAAGAAGGAAGATAAGAATATTATTGTCGTTGATTTAGCTCAAGTTATCGTGGCCATCCGCAAGATGGATTCGACTATTGAACTGGAGACATTCGGGCCCTCCCAAACGATCATCGAAATCATCCTCTCGAAAAAGAAAATGTCATACCTGACATTCGCCTTGGTTTGGTTTTTGTTATTTGTCGGAGGCGGGATGACAATCATGAATTTTCATGTGGATGTCAGCATGGGGGAAGTGCATCAAAAAATCTTTACTATAATCACGGGAAAAGTGGATGATAAGCCGTTATTGATCCAAATCCCATATAGCTTCGGCCTTGGTATGGGCATGATTCTATTTTTTAATCACTTTTTTAAAAAACGCTTCAATGAGGAACCTAGTCCACTCGAGGTTGAAATGTTCAACTATCAGCAGGATTTGGACAGTTATGTAATCATGAATGAAAATAAGGAGAATGTGCGCCACCTTGATGACCGGTAA
- the spoIIAB gene encoding anti-sigma F factor: MKNKMETKFSALSQNESFARVTVAAFIAQLDPTMDELTEIKTVVSEAVTNSIIHGYESDPEGWVYISVVIEDDTVELTIRDEGLGIEDVEEAKQPLFTTKPELERSGMGFTIMENFMDEINIISHKGEGTIIRLKKHLTTSRALCN, from the coding sequence ATGAAAAATAAAATGGAAACGAAATTTTCTGCACTTAGCCAAAATGAATCTTTTGCCAGGGTAACTGTTGCGGCTTTCATTGCCCAATTGGACCCGACGATGGATGAATTGACAGAAATCAAGACTGTCGTGTCAGAAGCCGTTACGAATTCGATTATCCATGGTTATGAAAGTGACCCGGAAGGTTGGGTCTACATTTCAGTGGTCATCGAAGACGATACTGTGGAATTGACCATCCGGGATGAAGGACTGGGCATTGAAGACGTCGAGGAGGCTAAACAGCCGTTATTTACGACAAAACCCGAACTTGAACGTTCCGGTATGGGATTCACCATCATGGAAAACTTCATGGATGAAATCAATATAATTTCCCACAAGGGCGAAGGCACGATCATTCGATTAAAAAAGCACTTAACTACAAGCAGAGCTTTGTGCAATTAA
- the sigF gene encoding RNA polymerase sporulation sigma factor SigF, with translation MDVEVKNEKSKKGQPHLKDEELRNLIQRSQSGDQDARNLIVNSNLRLVWSVVQRFLNRGYEPDDLYQIGCIGLLKSVDKFDLSFEVKFSTYAVPMIIGEIQRFIRDDGTVKVSRSLKEMANKIRRAKEELSKTYGRVPTVNELAEHLELSPEEIIMAQEASRSPSSIHETVYENDGDPITLLDQIADNNETSWFDQIALKEAIHELNERERLIVFLRYYKDQTQSEVAARLGISQVQVSRLEKKILQQMKNHMNQ, from the coding sequence ATGGATGTGGAGGTTAAAAACGAGAAGAGCAAGAAAGGCCAGCCCCATTTAAAAGATGAGGAATTGCGGAATTTAATCCAACGCAGCCAGAGCGGTGACCAAGATGCGAGGAACCTGATTGTCAACAGCAATCTGAGGCTTGTATGGTCAGTGGTGCAAAGGTTCCTCAATCGAGGTTACGAACCGGATGACCTTTATCAAATAGGCTGTATTGGCCTGTTGAAGTCCGTGGATAAATTTGATTTATCGTTTGAAGTGAAATTCTCAACGTATGCTGTGCCTATGATCATTGGTGAAATCCAACGTTTTATCCGTGATGACGGAACGGTTAAAGTAAGCCGGTCATTAAAGGAAATGGCGAATAAAATTCGCAGGGCCAAAGAGGAACTTTCAAAGACGTATGGCCGTGTTCCGACTGTCAATGAATTGGCGGAACATCTAGAGCTGTCGCCAGAGGAAATCATCATGGCCCAAGAAGCTAGCAGGAGCCCTTCATCCATCCATGAAACGGTTTACGAAAATGATGGAGATCCGATTACTCTTCTTGACCAGATTGCCGACAATAATGAAACATCCTGGTTCGATCAAATCGCTTTGAAAGAAGCCATCCATGAATTGAATGAACGTGAAAGGCTGATTGTTTTCCTGAGGTATTATAAAGATCAGACGCAATCGGAAGTGGCGGCAAGGCTTGGCATTTCCCAAGTCCAAGTGTCAAGGCTGGAAAAGAAGATTCTTCAGCAAATGAAAAACCACATGAATCAATGA
- the spoIIAA gene encoding anti-sigma F factor antagonist, whose amino-acid sequence MSLTINMEAKNSVLCIRLKGDLDHHTAEKLKNQAEAAIQKHNIKHIILNMEELDFMDSSGLGVILGRYKQVNKKQGEMVVCAISPAVKRLFEMSGLFKIVKMELSEKNALQRLGVA is encoded by the coding sequence ATGAGTCTTACGATTAATATGGAGGCGAAAAACAGCGTATTGTGCATTCGTCTCAAAGGTGATTTGGATCATCATACAGCAGAAAAATTGAAAAACCAGGCAGAGGCAGCCATTCAAAAGCATAACATCAAGCATATCATCCTTAACATGGAAGAATTGGATTTTATGGACAGTTCAGGGCTCGGAGTTATTTTAGGGCGCTATAAGCAGGTAAACAAAAAGCAAGGTGAAATGGTGGTCTGTGCAATATCTCCAGCAGTAAAGCGGTTATTTGAGATGTCAGGGTTGTTTAAAATTGTTAAAATGGAACTATCCGAAAAAAACGCTTTGCAAAGACTGGGGGTTGCCTAA
- a CDS encoding stage V sporulation protein AB — MTGKIIFGIFVGLAGGFATGAGFVAFLTVLGVIPRLTQLTKTMKMIHYYEGAIIAGVVAGTWLGLQETEFSLPYFLLIPIGLADGIFNGMLAAALTEVLNVFPVLSKRIGIQEKIIYLLMALVLGKIAGSLFQWIYLVDL; from the coding sequence ATGACCGGTAAAATTATATTTGGAATCTTTGTCGGTTTAGCCGGGGGGTTTGCGACAGGTGCTGGTTTTGTAGCGTTTTTAACTGTACTTGGGGTGATTCCGAGACTGACTCAGCTGACAAAAACAATGAAGATGATTCATTACTACGAAGGAGCCATCATTGCCGGCGTTGTCGCAGGAACATGGTTAGGATTACAGGAAACGGAATTTTCCCTCCCATATTTTTTATTAATTCCGATCGGTTTGGCTGACGGGATATTTAATGGAATGCTTGCTGCTGCCTTAACTGAAGTCCTGAATGTATTTCCGGTTCTGTCAAAGCGAATCGGAATTCAAGAGAAAATCATTTATCTGTTAATGGCACTCGTATTGGGAAAAATAGCCGGATCATTATTCCAATGGATTTATTTAGTGGATTTATAA
- a CDS encoding NCS2 family permease, whose amino-acid sequence MFLEKFFSLKENGTDVRTEVMAGVTTFLTMVYILIVNPALLSSIGIPFEQVFMATVISAVIGTLIMGLVAKYPIAIAPGMGLNAYFASVVGAQGLSYQTVFGTVFIAGLLFLLISVTSLRKMIIDAIPNSLKYGITSGIGLFIAFIGLKNAGIVVPNESTMVTLGDLHQPGTVLALAGLFITLIFMARNIKGAIFIGMIITAIIGYFIGLLNFDGVLSVPPTPVFFDIDIAGVFTNSLYSIVFAFLLVTIFDTTGTLIGVTEQAGLTKDGKIPRAKKAFLGDAIATTVGSMFGTSPSTAYVESSTGVAAGGRTGLTATVVAILFAASIFFSPLISAISSVQAITAPVLIIVGCFMMEGLAKVNWKIFDEAFPAFAIILTMPLTSSISTGIAIGFITFPLMKVFSGKGKSVHPIIYIFGFIFLIQLIFFPTH is encoded by the coding sequence ATGTTTTTGGAAAAGTTTTTCTCCCTGAAAGAAAATGGGACGGATGTCCGCACAGAAGTCATGGCGGGTGTTACGACATTTTTAACTATGGTTTATATCCTTATTGTGAATCCGGCTTTATTGTCTTCAATCGGAATTCCATTTGAACAAGTTTTCATGGCAACGGTCATATCAGCGGTGATTGGTACCCTTATCATGGGGCTTGTTGCAAAATACCCGATTGCGATAGCACCAGGGATGGGTTTGAATGCTTATTTTGCCAGCGTAGTGGGGGCACAGGGCCTTTCATACCAGACCGTATTCGGTACGGTTTTCATTGCTGGTTTGCTATTTCTATTAATTAGCGTGACAAGCTTGCGTAAAATGATAATTGATGCGATTCCTAACTCATTAAAATATGGCATCACATCCGGAATTGGTTTATTCATTGCGTTTATCGGATTGAAAAATGCTGGAATCGTAGTGCCTAATGAATCAACGATGGTGACGCTTGGAGATTTGCACCAGCCTGGAACCGTTTTAGCGCTGGCAGGTTTATTCATTACCTTGATTTTTATGGCCCGTAATATTAAAGGGGCAATTTTCATTGGTATGATCATTACGGCAATCATTGGCTACTTTATCGGTTTGCTCAACTTTGACGGGGTCTTATCTGTACCTCCAACACCGGTATTTTTCGATATCGATATTGCTGGGGTCTTCACGAATTCATTATATTCAATTGTTTTCGCCTTTTTACTTGTGACGATCTTTGATACGACAGGAACCTTGATTGGTGTGACGGAACAGGCTGGTCTAACGAAGGATGGGAAAATCCCTCGTGCCAAGAAGGCCTTTTTAGGTGATGCGATTGCGACGACAGTCGGCTCGATGTTTGGTACAAGTCCTTCGACGGCCTATGTTGAATCGAGTACGGGAGTGGCCGCAGGCGGACGTACAGGATTAACCGCTACTGTCGTGGCAATCTTGTTTGCTGCATCGATTTTCTTTTCTCCGTTGATATCGGCAATTTCTTCAGTTCAAGCAATCACAGCTCCCGTTTTGATCATTGTAGGATGTTTCATGATGGAAGGGCTGGCTAAAGTGAATTGGAAAATTTTTGATGAGGCATTTCCGGCATTTGCGATCATTTTGACGATGCCGCTTACTTCAAGTATATCTACAGGGATTGCGATTGGGTTCATTACATTTCCCCTTATGAAGGTATTCAGTGGAAAAGGAAAATCGGTACATCCTATCATTTATATTTTTGGATTTATATTTTTGATTCAGCTGATTTTCTTCCCCACTCATTAA